In Phaseolus vulgaris cultivar G19833 chromosome 7, P. vulgaris v2.0, whole genome shotgun sequence, the genomic stretch CATATGTTGAACTAACTCTAAAAAAATGCTGCACAACATAATTATTAGACTATTATGTACAACTTTCCCAGTAAATTATTTTCACGATCCAACTAATCCCTTTTTGCGAGCATAGGCTGTTATCATGACAAACATCAAAGCAGAAAGTGCTCCTGAGATAATAACTACCTGCAACAAGGCATAATCGTATATTGACAAACTCCATACAAGTATTTATTAACATATAAGTCCTTGTTTTTTAAGAAGGAATCTATTAACAAGTTACATCTTTGATGTATTTTAAGATAATCTTGATTACAGCTTGTTATAATATATTCTTTCTAAGAAAACAAATTGTTGCAAGTTAGCAaatcctatatatatatatatgcacatGCGTAAACAGTAATCATTTGCATACCCATTTGAACAAGTAATCATGGTCGTCGTTCCAAGTATATGGGATATTCATGCCAAATATAGCGGTAACCAAAGAGTAGAAAGCTAGACAAAATGTTCCAGAGCTAAGAAAGAGCTCTAACTGCATGAGAGTTGAAGACCATTTagcaattttattaaaaaaaacataacaaaatacTGGTAGATATTTCATGCAAGTGCAGAAATACAAAAAGCACCTGAATCAGCTGATTACGGTGGCTGTCAAGCTGCAAAATGGAAAAATATCACTTGATTTTGGTGTCATTCAACATATACTGATAGATATTTTCAGAAAATTGCTTGCCACTTAcctgaatattaatataatctTCAGTATCATCAATATACTCTCGCAGCtttaaatgaaaagaaaaaaaaagagaaatagttAGGTAAAAATAAAGCTACCCTAAACAGAAGATTCAGAGTAAGTAAACTTTTTCAAGTAAATAACACAGACTTTTAAAGAGACCAAACAAATATGAAAACAGTACACTAGAGTTTGGTCTAATTGGCCTAGAGTCTCTTAACACATCCCACCACAAAATTCAGGGATCTTGACAACGTGAATTAGACATTGAATCACAATTATCATAACATTTAATTTCAAAGACAAAAGTGGTACAGCAAAGATGGTCTACTTGATCCAAAAGGAAAAATAGCACAAATCACTCAATCAAGGAATCCAACAAAGAGTATATCATCTCACAAGTTCTTAAAACTAATGTGGTGAATTTTAAAAGGTTGCACAAAATACTTCCAaatcaagattttgaatatAAACCACAAAGTTCAACTTAAAACAGCAGTAGATGGAAGAAGGAAGAGAGCAAAATGAAAATCtgctttattaataaaaaaaattccaaagtGTAGTATTAACGTTTCCAAACATTAACAAACTTACTAGTTTGAAACTAAAAGTCTTGAGTTAACTGTCTAATAATTAGAATACTTAACAAATCATGGCTTCTAAATTAATAAGAAACCATTTTTTCCCATATTTACAAAGAAACAATCTTCCCAAATAGTTAATTCAACATTTACGGCTCCCTATTGCACAAGTTTACACATACATGATACTTACTGTGGTTAATTTGTTCAACGTATGATCaatttcactaaaataagcctGCAAAATGTATAAAGACCATTAATAGCAAGTTTTCCTCATTAAAACAATGGAAGATATTTTCCTACTATTTTCTAAAGCAAGTTTATAACCTCAAGTAACATTTCAAGCTCTTCCACATCATTTTCATCTAAACGAACTGTTGCTAGACttgccctacttgccctagatGTCCTTGATCCTAAGGTGGGGGAGGCAGCAAACCAATTTGCAGCACCTGTTCCACTGGCTGGTGACGAGGAACCTGCTTTTCTTGACAGGTATAGGTCAGccatatcatcatcatcatccagCAATTGTTCAAGCTCATCTCTGACCTGTTCCAGATAAGAAGAATTGGTGATGGGAGAGGAAAAAGGGATACATGTTTTCTACTTAAAACTGATCAAGGCCGTTTACAGTGGTCACATTAAATCAATTCTATTTACATAAAGAAAATAGGCTTTTTCCAGGTGAAAATTTTTCACAGGCTTGACAGGAAAACTTGACAAACCTTTTGTACTCTAGCTGTCAGTCTTGTCATTGCACTCTTCAGTTTACGAACTCTGTCCAAATTACGACTACTAATCTGCAGATTACATTAAACTAAAGTACATGACAGAACCGAAAAGGTCAAGAAATAAAAGGAAGAAAGGGGAGCAGAGCATCCACATTTAAACcagacaacaacaaaaaaaatcattaagaaGCAGGCATAACTAGAATGAACACCTCAGGCGATGATGAGTTATAACAAATGAAAAGGATAGTAACTGAGATGGAGGAAATAAATTTTCCTTCAGCCACTTTCAAGCAGCTTCATAATTTGTTAGCCTGTGTTATACGGTACGGGCCAGGGGATCCCAGATTAAAAAGTAGACATGAAGAGaaagaattaaataatatatgtacCTTGGAGGTAAGTTCATCTAATGCAGGATAAGCAGCCATCTCCAATTCTGTTGTACGCGCAGCAAGAAAACTGCAAATGGCTTCTAAAGCAACTTCCAGGGCCCGAAATTCAAAGGGTGACTCTACATTGCATAATTTAGACCACTCAGATAACAAGGGCAATAGAtaatgcaaaataaaaagaaatatttataagaataaATGCAATCATTGAGTTTATTCATTACTTATGGTTCGTCATCATTATAACATACCATCCTCTTCAGCTGCTTCAGCATCATGTTGGCCACCAAGATACTCTTTACCATCTCCTTGATGTTGAAAACTGGAAATTAATTGAGGCAACCGCCTTTGCAGTTCCTCGACAACAGGAATCACATTTTCATCTGTTGGATCTCTCAACAATACCTATACCATAATTTAGATACAATCAGGAATTCAGGATGTGGAAGCAATGGCATCTCAATTTCTAGATACAATTATGCATTCTACAAGGGACCACAGGTTTGATATAGgaattcacaaatataaaaaccaGGTCAGAGAGATAGCCAATGAACCATTTGAGGCTGCCTCTGCAATATTctaattatatgaaaaaaatgtcCTTTGCTGAGAGATATTCTTGTGCAAGTCATGTAAGGTATATTCTTGCACAAGAGCCACTATGTTAAGCAAGGCAAAAGAAGTCAACATGTAGTTTACTGTCTTCCTACCCATTTTATTCAATGAACTTGACAACGAAAACAAAACTTCAATCAATCCTCTGATTAGCCAAGACATTAAATACAAGAGTAGGATAAACTGCTCAGagaacaacaccccatccaccatcCCTCCTATTCTCTTATCTCAATCAGTCAAATGTCAGATTGTCAATTATGGCTAGCCTAAAACAAAAAGAGTTAAATCTTGTCTCCCAAACTAATTTCATAATGTTCTTGTTCATGTTCTCTAATCCCGCCccttgagaaataaaaatattgaaggATAAAAACTTGACTAACCTCTTCAGCGGTGATAATTGCCTTGATATGCTGAAACACAGAATCAGAacaaacaaagaacaaaatgaaaaaacaaaaaaaaaaattgtaacaaaaaattaaagaaacaaaACTAAATATATGGTTGACCTCCAAGTTAAGAACAATGGCCTTCTCACGACCGAGAATGGTGGAGGGGTAA encodes the following:
- the LOC137828814 gene encoding magnesium transporter MRS2-2-like; this encodes MARDGIVVPADPQAMAVVKKKPQSSRSWILFDATGRGSLLDVDKYAIMHRVQINARDLRIIDPLLSYPSTILGREKAIVLNLEHIKAIITAEEVLLRDPTDENVIPVVEELQRRLPQLISSFQHQGDGKEYLGGQHDAEAAEEDESPFEFRALEVALEAICSFLAARTTELEMAAYPALDELTSKISSRNLDRVRKLKSAMTRLTARVQKVRDELEQLLDDDDDMADLYLSRKAGSSSPASGTGAANWFAASPTLGSRTSRASRASLATVRLDENDVEELEMLLEAYFSEIDHTLNKLTTLREYIDDTEDYINIQLDSHRNQLIQLELFLSSGTFCLAFYSLVTAIFGMNIPYTWNDDHDYLFKWVVIISGALSALMFVMITAYARKKGLVGS